The proteins below are encoded in one region of Metabacillus dongyingensis:
- the dxr gene encoding 1-deoxy-D-xylulose-5-phosphate reductoisomerase encodes MKKISLLGATGSIGQQTLDVIRSHPDQFQLVAMSFGSNLELGRKAITDFSPSLVAVNDIRAYSQLKEEFPNITFTYGAEGLIETAVISEAEIVVNAVVGSVGLLPTLKAIESRKTIALANKETLVTAGHLVTEHAKKYGVALLPVDSEHSAIFQCLQGENPKSLERLIVTASGGSFRDRSREELADVTINEALNHPNWSMGAKITIDSATMMNKGLEVIEAHWLFDLPYEKIEVLLHKESIIHSMAEFHDRSVIAQLGSPDMRVPIQYALSYPERLPLSSTKQLNLWEAGKLHFEKADFERYRCLQFAYDSGKIGGTMPTVLNAANEEAVGAFLKGQIAFLQIEDLIEKALAKHSVISNPDLHIIQEVDKETRQFVQTLYS; translated from the coding sequence GTGAAAAAGATTAGCTTATTGGGTGCAACAGGCTCAATTGGTCAGCAAACCCTGGATGTAATTAGATCACATCCCGATCAATTTCAGCTTGTTGCCATGTCTTTTGGAAGTAATCTGGAGCTTGGAAGAAAGGCTATTACTGATTTTTCTCCCAGCCTGGTAGCTGTAAATGACATCCGTGCATATTCACAGCTGAAAGAAGAATTTCCTAACATAACATTTACATATGGTGCTGAAGGTCTGATAGAAACAGCTGTTATCTCAGAAGCTGAAATTGTAGTGAATGCAGTTGTCGGAAGCGTTGGTCTTTTGCCGACATTAAAAGCAATTGAAAGCAGGAAGACAATTGCCCTTGCAAATAAAGAGACACTGGTAACTGCAGGTCATCTTGTAACTGAACACGCCAAAAAATATGGTGTAGCTCTTCTGCCTGTTGACAGTGAACATTCTGCTATTTTTCAATGTTTACAGGGAGAAAATCCTAAATCTCTGGAAAGACTGATTGTGACAGCCTCAGGCGGAAGCTTCCGCGACAGAAGTCGCGAAGAATTAGCAGATGTTACTATTAACGAGGCACTCAATCATCCGAATTGGTCCATGGGTGCTAAAATTACAATCGATTCTGCTACTATGATGAACAAAGGTCTTGAAGTCATTGAGGCCCACTGGCTCTTTGATCTTCCGTATGAGAAGATCGAGGTACTGCTTCATAAAGAAAGCATTATTCACTCTATGGCAGAGTTTCATGATCGCAGTGTTATTGCACAGCTTGGTTCACCGGATATGAGAGTTCCTATTCAATATGCATTATCCTATCCAGAAAGACTGCCTCTTTCTTCAACCAAGCAATTAAATCTGTGGGAAGCCGGCAAGCTTCATTTTGAAAAAGCGGACTTTGAGAGATACCGCTGCTTACAATTCGCCTACGATTCAGGTAAAATAGGTGGTACAATGCCAACTGTGCTGAATGCAGCAAACGAAGAAGCAGTCGGAGCATTTTTAAAAGGACAAATTGCCTTTCTTCAAATTGAAGATCTTATCGAAAAAGCTTTGGCAAAACATAGTGTGATATCAAACCCGGATTTGCATATCATTCAAGAAGTGGACAAAGAGACCAGACAATTTGTTCAAACATTATATTCATAA
- a CDS encoding phosphatidate cytidylyltransferase gives MKQRIVTAIIALAVFLPAVIYGRAPFTIFIYLLASIALYELLKMKRISIHSIPGLLSLLLLWVLLIPSNYINLLDEFSITKIEFALLGVLFFLCYTVVTKNRFSFDDVGFTIITTMYIGIGFFYFIEMRNIGLYPIVYALLIIWATDSGAYFIGKSAGKKKLWPEISPNKTIEGSIGGIFCAVIIAWIFQYFTAFADSYLSITLITVLLSIFGQIGDLAESALKRHYQVKDSGHILPGHGGILDRFDSMIFVLPIMHFLFLFFN, from the coding sequence GTGAAACAAAGAATTGTAACAGCAATTATTGCTTTGGCCGTTTTTTTGCCGGCCGTTATTTATGGTCGTGCCCCTTTTACTATTTTTATATACTTATTAGCTTCCATCGCCCTTTATGAACTGCTGAAGATGAAGCGGATTTCCATACACAGTATACCGGGGCTGCTCAGTTTATTATTGCTTTGGGTTCTATTAATCCCCAGTAACTACATAAACTTATTAGATGAATTCAGTATAACTAAAATTGAGTTTGCGCTGCTTGGCGTTCTGTTTTTTTTATGCTATACCGTTGTGACAAAAAATAGATTTTCCTTCGATGATGTAGGATTCACTATAATAACAACGATGTATATCGGGATCGGATTTTTTTATTTTATTGAAATGAGAAACATCGGCCTTTATCCTATCGTTTATGCTCTATTGATTATATGGGCTACAGATTCGGGAGCTTATTTCATTGGTAAATCAGCAGGAAAAAAGAAGCTGTGGCCTGAAATAAGTCCTAACAAAACGATAGAGGGATCAATTGGAGGAATCTTCTGCGCCGTTATAATCGCGTGGATTTTTCAATATTTTACTGCCTTTGCAGACTCCTATTTAAGCATCACTCTAATCACTGTTTTGCTGTCTATTTTTGGACAAATAGGAGATTTGGCTGAATCAGCGCTAAAGCGCCATTATCAAGTGAAAGATTCAGGCCATATCCTTCCTGGGCACGGCGGAATATTGGATCGCTTTGACAGCATGATTTTTGTATTGCCGATCATGCATTTCTTGTTTTTGTTTTTTAACTAA
- the rseP gene encoding RIP metalloprotease RseP — protein MNTVLAFVIIFGALVFFHELGHLVLAKRAGILCREFAIGFGPKIFSFMKDETVYTIRLLPLGGFVRMAGEDPEMIEVKPGYNVGLLFNKENKVEKIILNNKEKYPRARVVEVEQADLEHKMFISGYEQGEEDEILKNFEVSEKSFFIVDGSEVQIAPYNRQFGSKTLGQRTAAIIAGPLMNFILAFVLLFSLGFIQGAPIDEPILGKLTPDGSAVESGLKEGDEITSIEGKVMSSWKQVVSVIQANPEQELTFAINRGGQNLEVEVVPEASKVGEETIGRIGAYNPVEKSFVGSLEYGVTETFNWTKEIVLGLGKLVTGQFSIDMLSGPVGIYDMTDQVAKTGFINLMSWAAILSINLGIVNLLPIPALDGGRLLFFLVEALRGKPIDRQKEGVVHFIGFALLMLLMLVVTWNDIQRFFL, from the coding sequence GTGAATACCGTTTTAGCGTTTGTTATTATTTTTGGAGCACTCGTATTCTTTCACGAGCTGGGACATTTAGTTTTAGCAAAACGGGCAGGTATTTTATGCCGAGAATTTGCAATCGGGTTTGGACCGAAAATCTTTTCATTCATGAAAGATGAAACCGTCTATACCATCAGACTTCTTCCCCTTGGCGGATTTGTCCGCATGGCTGGTGAAGATCCAGAAATGATAGAAGTGAAGCCTGGATATAATGTAGGTTTGCTGTTTAATAAAGAAAATAAAGTTGAAAAAATCATCCTTAATAATAAGGAAAAATATCCCCGTGCAAGAGTCGTTGAAGTAGAACAGGCTGACCTTGAACATAAAATGTTCATTTCAGGCTATGAACAGGGAGAAGAGGATGAAATCCTGAAAAACTTTGAAGTTAGTGAAAAGTCTTTCTTCATTGTAGATGGTTCAGAGGTTCAAATTGCCCCTTATAACCGCCAGTTTGGTTCAAAAACGCTCGGACAGCGGACAGCTGCTATTATTGCAGGCCCGCTTATGAATTTTATTTTAGCGTTTGTTTTATTATTCTCTCTTGGGTTTATTCAAGGGGCTCCGATTGATGAACCGATTTTAGGGAAGCTGACGCCGGATGGCTCTGCTGTAGAGTCGGGACTTAAAGAAGGCGATGAAATTACATCCATTGAAGGAAAAGTGATGTCTTCATGGAAACAAGTCGTTTCAGTTATTCAGGCAAATCCTGAGCAAGAACTGACTTTTGCCATTAACCGAGGCGGTCAAAATCTTGAAGTTGAAGTGGTTCCGGAAGCAAGTAAAGTTGGGGAAGAAACAATCGGCAGAATTGGAGCTTACAATCCTGTTGAAAAATCTTTCGTCGGCTCATTGGAATATGGAGTAACGGAAACGTTCAATTGGACAAAGGAAATTGTGCTCGGTCTTGGCAAATTGGTCACTGGTCAGTTTTCAATCGACATGCTTTCGGGTCCGGTAGGAATTTATGACATGACAGATCAAGTAGCAAAAACAGGCTTCATCAACTTAATGAGCTGGGCTGCCATTTTGAGCATCAACTTAGGAATTGTCAATCTGCTTCCGATTCCGGCACTGGACGGGGGAAGGCTATTATTCTTCCTGGTCGAAGCGCTCCGAGGCAAACCGATAGACCGCCAAAAAGAAGGGGTCGTTCATTTTATCGGTTTTGCTTTATTGATGCTGTTAATGCTGGTTGTCACATGGAATGATATTCAAAGATTCTTTTTATAA
- a CDS encoding isoprenyl transferase: protein MLNILKKWRNPNREQTEFSKEEILKREIPEHIAIIMDGNGRWAKKRALPRIAGHHEGMKVVRKVTKLSNELGVKALTLYAFSTENWKRPKTEVDYLMKLPEEFLGTFLPELIEENVQVRIIGEESKIPEHTLRAVQKAKEDTINNNGLILNFALNYGSRAEMIHAVKGIVQDAKKGDISSEDINEALFSQYLMTKDMRDPDLLIRTSGEIRLSNFMLWQLAYSEFVFTDVLWPDFSEDHLLAAIKEYQHRGRRFGGL from the coding sequence ATGCTCAACATACTGAAAAAATGGAGAAATCCTAACCGCGAGCAAACGGAATTTTCAAAAGAAGAAATTCTGAAAAGGGAAATCCCGGAACATATTGCAATTATTATGGATGGTAATGGACGCTGGGCCAAAAAAAGAGCTCTTCCCAGAATTGCCGGACATCATGAAGGCATGAAGGTTGTAAGAAAAGTAACAAAACTTTCAAATGAACTCGGAGTGAAAGCCTTAACTTTATATGCTTTTTCTACTGAGAACTGGAAAAGGCCAAAAACAGAAGTAGATTATTTGATGAAACTGCCGGAAGAATTTTTGGGCACCTTTCTTCCTGAACTTATAGAAGAAAATGTTCAGGTGAGAATTATAGGAGAAGAGTCAAAAATTCCTGAACATACTCTTCGCGCTGTGCAAAAGGCAAAGGAAGATACTATAAATAATAATGGTCTTATCTTAAATTTCGCCCTGAACTATGGCAGCAGAGCGGAGATGATTCATGCTGTTAAAGGTATTGTGCAAGATGCAAAAAAGGGTGACATCAGCTCTGAAGACATTAATGAGGCATTATTTTCACAATATTTAATGACGAAAGACATGAGAGATCCGGATTTGCTCATTCGAACTAGCGGAGAAATCAGGCTGAGCAATTTCATGCTTTGGCAGCTCGCATATTCCGAATTTGTCTTTACAGACGTGCTTTGGCCAGATTTCAGCGAGGATCATTTACTTGCGGCAATTAAAGAATACCAGCATAGGGGTCGAAGATTTGGCGGCTTATAA
- the frr gene encoding ribosome recycling factor: MAKQVLSQAKDKMEKAVSAFNRELSTVRAGRANASLLDKIVVDYYGAPTPVNQLASINIPEARLLVIQPYDKTVLGEIEKAILKSDLGLNPTNDGSLIRLAIPALTEERRKELAKLVKKYAEEAKVAVRNVRRDANDDLKKLEKNGEITEDELRSNNDNVQKATDDFISKIDAIAKDKEKEIMEV; encoded by the coding sequence ATGGCAAAACAAGTACTATCACAAGCGAAAGACAAAATGGAAAAAGCAGTATCTGCATTTAACAGAGAGCTTTCTACTGTTCGTGCAGGCCGTGCGAATGCATCATTGCTTGATAAAATCGTTGTAGATTATTACGGTGCTCCAACACCTGTAAACCAATTAGCCTCTATTAATATTCCTGAAGCAAGACTGCTTGTTATTCAGCCTTATGACAAAACAGTTCTGGGCGAAATCGAAAAAGCGATTTTAAAATCAGATCTTGGATTAAACCCGACAAATGACGGATCTTTAATTCGCCTTGCTATCCCTGCACTTACTGAGGAACGCCGCAAGGAGCTTGCAAAGCTAGTAAAAAAATATGCTGAAGAAGCTAAAGTTGCTGTCCGCAATGTTCGACGCGATGCAAATGACGACTTGAAAAAGCTTGAAAAAAATGGCGAAATCACGGAAGATGAACTGCGCAGCAACAATGACAATGTTCAAAAAGCAACAGATGATTTCATCAGCAAAATTGATGCAATTGCTAAAGACAAAGAAAAAGAAATCATGGAAGTTTAA